The window CCATCATGTTGGCAATAATTAAGCCCTTGAGATTTTGTTGATACTTGAGTGCATATTCCATAGCAAGAATACCGCCCCAGGAATTTCCGAGTAGAAAAAAATTATCTTTTGTCAGTCCGAGTGCTTTGCGCACTTGTTCAACCTCCTCTACAAATCGCCCTGTTGTCCATAAACTGGAATCGGTAGGTTGATCTGAGTAATAAGAGCCGAGTTGATCATATTCTATGAATTCAATTCCCTCTTTTGGAAAAAAGCTTTCGAAACATTCCATGTATTCATGCGTCATTGCCGGACCGCCATGCAGAAGCAATACTTTAATGCGTGGATTATTGCCGATACGCTTTGTCCAAACCTTGAATTTACCCACGGGCGTTTCAATGGGGATCATCTTTATGCCGGCTGATTGTACCCCCGAATCTTGGGCTGCATGGTATTCGGCCACAGAAGGCGTTTCGGTCTTTTGGTTCTTACATGCTGCAAAGAGGACAGTGCAACAGGCACAAATAATGGGCAAAGCAATACGCATATTGAGTGTTTATGTATTAATAATTAGAAAAAAACTAATTAATAACTCTTTATATCAGTTATCGACCCATATACACCATCAATATCTGCACATCACTCGGATTGACGCCTGAAATCCTGGAAGCTTGTCCCAAAGTCCTCGGACGAATCTTATTAAACTTTTGTAAAGCCTCATTGGACAATGCTGCCACTTTATGATAATCAAAGCTTTCGGGAATAACCAGAGATTCCATCTGCTGCATGCGCGTAGCAATTTCTTGTTCCTTTTCTATATAGCGCTCATATTTCACTTGCACTTCTGCCTGCTCTAAATGATCCGTTTTATAGGCAGATAAGGTTTCTTGCAGACGTGGAATGGCATTGGTTAAATCCGTCAATCCCACATTGGGACGAAGTACCAATTTGGAAGCTTTTTGTTTTTCGCTCAATTCGGCAGAGCCGATGGATTGAAAATGGGGATTGATTTCCTCCGGTTCTACAGAGAATTGTTGGAGCGTTTTTTTGATTTCCGCCACTGCGTTCTGTTTTGCCAAAACCTTTTCCATTCTTTCCTGAGAAGCCAGGCCGAGGCGGAAACTTTTTTCGGTCAGACGTAGATCGGCATTGTCTTGGCGCAGCAGGGTTCTGTATTCTGCTCTACTGGTGAACATGCGGTATGGTTCATCCGTACCCTTGCTGATCAAGTCGTCAATCAACA is drawn from Chitinophagales bacterium and contains these coding sequences:
- a CDS encoding proline iminopeptidase-family hydrolase, which gives rise to MRIALPIICACCTVLFAACKNQKTETPSVAEYHAAQDSGVQSAGIKMIPIETPVGKFKVWTKRIGNNPRIKVLLLHGGPAMTHEYMECFESFFPKEGIEFIEYDQLGSYYSDQPTDSSLWTTGRFVEEVEQVRKALGLTKDNFFLLGNSWGGILAMEYALKYQQNLKGLIIANMMASAPDYALYNLKLQAQMDKNTIDSIMLLQNQGKTSDPRFMQLLQGYYDEHLCRITPNPDPVQRSFKHANMTIYTMMQGPSEFGISGRLANWDIKSRLKEISVPTLTIGAKHDTMDPEHMEWMSKQMPKGEYLYCPNGSHLAMWDDQQTFMNGVIQFIHKTDKAAK